The Deltaproteobacteria bacterium genome segment GCCGCGCGAGTCGCCGACCGTCGAGCGCACCACCAGGTTGGCGGTCCGGTACTGCGCGTCCACGAGCCGGCTCATCTCGTCGTTGGCCCCGAAGAGCAGGAGCTGGTGGACCTGCCGCCGGGTCTCGGGCACCGCGTAGGCGGCGGGATCGCCGTCGTGGAGCGCCTGGTTGAGGAGCTTCACGGTGTCGACCAGCGAGAGCGTGCCGCCCACCTCGGGCTGCTGCGCGAGCCAGCCCTGGAGCGCCTCGAGGGCCCGCAGGTTGGCGGGCTCGAGGAACGTCTCGGGCGCGTCGCCCTGCACCGGGATCTGGATCAGGTTGGCGCCGCCCAGGCGCTCGTTCACGGCCTCGAAGGCGACGCGCAGGGGGGCCCCGGGGTCGAGGTTGCCCACGAACTCGGTGGACGTCTCGATGCCCCGCGCCGCGAGGAGCGACATCCCGATCGCAGCGAGGGCCACGGCGATCACCGCGCGCCGGCGCGTCCAGGCGAGCCGCGCGAGCGCCTCGGCGAGGCGGTCGATCCAGTCGCCGGAGCGCGGCGGGCGCAGGGCGCGCCCGCGCCCGAGCGCCAGCACCGCCGGCGTGAAGGTGAGAGCGGCCAGCACCGCGAAGGCGACCCCGAGCATCGCGAACAGCCCGAAGCGCCGGATCGCCACGATCGGCGAGAGCGCGAGCGAGGCGAAGCCGACGGCCGTGGTGAGCCCCGCCAGCAGCACCGGCACGCCGACGTCGTCGAGCGCCGCGCGCGCGATCGCGAGCCGGCCCCGCCGGTCGGGGGCGGCGGCGGCGGCGTTCTGCAGGGCGCCGAACTCCGCCACCACGTGCATCGCGTAGGCGAAGCCCACCGTCACGACCAGCGGCGGGAGGATGGTGGTCACGAGATCGAGGCGCAGGCCCAGCCAGGCCAGCACCCCGAGCGTCCAGACGAGCGCCAGCGAGACCGTCGCGATCGGGACCAGGACCCCCGTCGCCGTGCGGAACGCGACGGCCAGCACGCCGCACAAGACGAGCACCGTCGCGGGCAACAGGAGCGCGAGCTCGCGCAGGAGCAGGTCGCTCAACCGGGCGGTGGCGTAGGGGATGCCGCTGATCCAGACCGCCGCGGGGCCGGCCTCCTCGCGCGCCACCGCCTCGATCCGGTCGGCGAGACCGCTCGCCACCAGCGCCGCGTCGTCGAGCCGCTCGGGATACACGAAGATCGCCGCCGTGCGCGCGTCCTCGGAGACCAGCGTGCCGCGGTAGAGGGGGCTCGCCAGCACGCGCGCGCGCAGGGCGGCCCGCGCGGCGGGATCTGCGGGAACGTCCTCGAGCAGCGGCACCACCTCGATGTCGCCGCCCGCGCTCCGCACGTCGGGGACGGTCGTGAGCGACACCACGTGGTGGACGTGGGCGAGCGCGCGCAGCCGCGCCGAGAGCCGCCCGATCCGCGCGAGCGCCTCGGGCGCGAAGACGTCGTCCGCGCCGAGCGCCACCACGAAGGGCTCGTCGCTCCCGAGCAGCTGGCGCGCGCGCTCCCAGTGCTCGCGTGCGTCCCCGCTCGCGGGCAGCAGGTGCACGGGCGCAGGATCGACCCCGAGACGGAGCCTGCCGCTGCGCCAGTCGACGAAGCCGGCCGCGGCGAGCAGGGTCGCCGCCGCCAGCGCGGCGAGCAGCAGGCGGGGACGCGACAGGATGGCGTGGAGCCAGCGAATGGCGACCTAGTTCCCCTGGGTCAGCGCGCGCTCGCTGAAGAGCTTGTCCGGCAGATTCGTGTCGATCTCGAGCCTGCCGAGCTCGACGCGCGTCTCGGTCTGCTCCTGGAGGTCGCGCAGCACCACCGTGTGGGCGGCCCAGACCTCGCCGTGCTTCGTGAGCGACGACGGGTCGGCGGTGAGCTCCTTCGCCAGGCTGCCGCCGCGCGCGAAGAGCTCGAGCCGGAGAGGCACGCAGGTCTCCTGGTCGATCCAGGCGCGGACCTCGCCGTACTCGGACTCCGGCGGGGGCCGGAGCGTCACCACGTAGGTGGCGCGGCCCGCCTGCTCGGCGTCCGGCTGGCGCTCGACGGCGGCGGCCTCGAAGAGGTGGCGCAGCCGGCGCATGTCCTCGTAGCTGAAGTCGGTCCCGAAGAGCGAGCCCGCGAGCGCGTGCGAGGTGATGCGCCGCACCTTCTGGAACTCCGGCAGGTAGACGAACACGTCGACCGTCTCGGGCCGCTCGATCAGCAGGTAGGCGGAGCCGCGCAGGTCGGGCGGGAAGTCGATACGGATCAGCGAGCGCGAGAGGTCGCCCTCCCACTTCTTCCAGTAGGCGGTGCCGGCGAGGGTGCGCGTGCTGCCGGTGCGGTCCTTCGACTCGAAGCGCACGCTCTGCTCGCTCGAGCGCTGCGGCAGGTTGCGGCGCAGGCAGGCCTCGATGGGCGCGACGCCGGCGGCGGCCTCGGAGCCGGCGCGGGCGGGCGAACCCGGTGCCATCGCGAGCGCGAGCAGGAGCCCCCAGCCCGGAGCGATCCGCATCTCTTGTCTCCTCGGCGACCCCCGCAGGGCCCGGAGCGTAGCGGTCCATACCCTTATACCAGCGACTCGGGTACCTTGGCCCGACCTCGGCGGCCTGCGCGGAGAGAGGATCGCAGGGTCCCGCTCGAGCTCGAAGCCCGGTGAACCCCGTCAGGCCCGGAAGGGAGCAGCGGTAGCGGGGCAACGGCGGCGAGCGGGGGCGCCCTGCGGTCTTCTCTCCGCGCAGGGGGACAGTCCCGGCGATTCGGCGATTCTCCGCGACGTCCGCCGAGCGCTCCGCAACGCGAATCGCCGAATCGCCGGGACTGTCCCCGCTTGAGCTACCAGGTTCTCGCTCGCAAATGGCGGCCGCAGCGCTTCGATGACGTGACGGGCCAGGAGCACGTCACGAGGGCGCTGCGCAATGCGATCGCGCAGGGCCGGGTCCCGCACGCGGTGCTCCTGTGCGGGCCGCGCGGGGTCGGCAAGACCACGATCGCGAGGATCCTGGCGCGCTGCCTGAACTGCGAGAAGGGGCCGACCGACACGCCCTGCGGCGAGTGCAGCTCGTGCCTCGAGATCGCCGCGGGCACCTCGACCGACGTGCAGGAGATCGACGCCGCGAGCCGCACCTCGGTCGACGACGTGCGCGATCTGATCGAGTCGATCCGCTACGCCCCCCAGCCCGGCAAGCACCGCATCTACGTCGTGGACGAGGTGCACATGCTCTCGGTCCCGGCCTTCAACGCGCTGCTCAAGACGCTCGAGGAGCCGCCCCCGCGCAGCCTCTTCGTGTTCGCGACGACGAACCCGGAGAAGATCCCCTTCACCGTCACCTCGCGCTGCCAGCGCTACGAGCTGCGCCGGCTGCCGACCGCCGAGATCGCGGCGCGCCTCGCCGAGGTGGCGCAGGCCGAGGCGGTCGCGATCTCGCCGCGCAGCCTCCAGGCGATCGCGCGCGAGAGCCAGGGCTCGCTGCGCGACGGGCTCACCCTGCTCGACCAGGTGATCGCGGTCGGCGGCACCGAGGTGGACGACGAGCGGGTCGCCCAGGTCCTCGACCTGGTCGACCGCCACGTGCTGGTCGAGGCGGTGGCCGCCTGCGTCGACGCCGATCCCCCGCGCGCGCTCGCCGCGCTGGGGCGTGCCGCCGCGCTCGGG includes the following:
- a CDS encoding efflux RND transporter permease subunit translates to MHLLPASGDAREHWERARQLLGSDEPFVVALGADDVFAPEALARIGRLSARLRALAHVHHVVSLTTVPDVRSAGGDIEVVPLLEDVPADPAARAALRARVLASPLYRGTLVSEDARTAAIFVYPERLDDAALVASGLADRIEAVAREEAGPAAVWISGIPYATARLSDLLLRELALLLPATVLVLCGVLAVAFRTATGVLVPIATVSLALVWTLGVLAWLGLRLDLVTTILPPLVVTVGFAYAMHVVAEFGALQNAAAAAPDRRGRLAIARAALDDVGVPVLLAGLTTAVGFASLALSPIVAIRRFGLFAMLGVAFAVLAALTFTPAVLALGRGRALRPPRSGDWIDRLAEALARLAWTRRRAVIAVALAAIGMSLLAARGIETSTEFVGNLDPGAPLRVAFEAVNERLGGANLIQIPVQGDAPETFLEPANLRALEALQGWLAQQPEVGGTLSLVDTVKLLNQALHDGDPAAYAVPETRRQVHQLLLFGANDEMSRLVDAQYRTANLVVRSTVGDSRGVADLVARIDAQLAALPPGLRGEPTGNVVLLGESIDDLSRGQWSSLVAAFAAIYLCLAALFTSWRVGLLALFPNVVPIALYYGALGVSGIPLNPWTSLIGSIALGIAADDTIHFMARFNTEARRLADERRALLASLRAVLRPVTFTLVGLCLGFAVLAFSELRSQAQFGLLAAATLALGWVADVTVTPALCAGVRVVTLWEVLTLDLGADPQHQIPLFDGMSRRQARIFVLMATVRRLGAGELLMRAGDEGRHAYVVLEGRLCATRESGAVALFEYGRGDVVGEIGLFSTRRAADVHALEDVRLVRFDGSDLERLRRRYPRTAALVYRNLNRVQSQRMLATASRVG
- a CDS encoding outer membrane lipoprotein-sorting protein, with the protein product MRIAPGWGLLLALAMAPGSPARAGSEAAAGVAPIEACLRRNLPQRSSEQSVRFESKDRTGSTRTLAGTAYWKKWEGDLSRSLIRIDFPPDLRGSAYLLIERPETVDVFVYLPEFQKVRRITSHALAGSLFGTDFSYEDMRRLRHLFEAAAVERQPDAEQAGRATYVVTLRPPPESEYGEVRAWIDQETCVPLRLELFARGGSLAKELTADPSSLTKHGEVWAAHTVVLRDLQEQTETRVELGRLEIDTNLPDKLFSERALTQGN